From a single Peromyscus maniculatus bairdii isolate BWxNUB_F1_BW_parent chromosome 4, HU_Pman_BW_mat_3.1, whole genome shotgun sequence genomic region:
- the Bahd1 gene encoding bromo adjacent homology domain-containing 1 protein isoform X3, with translation MGKLGWRDSMTHTRRKSLPMLSSGPTGRGEPLQMEDSNMEQGGEDVEPGMPESPGHLTGRRKNYPLRKRSLVPEKPKACKVLLTRLENVAGPRSADEADELPPDLPKPPSPAPSSEDTGLVQPRKRRLASLNAEALNNLLLEREDTSSLAGTRRSRGGDSHRSRDRATGAWSFSKKRPRLGDLGEGSRDLSPEPAPDEAARRDGDPAPKRLASLNAAAFLKLSQERELPLRPSRAQAEADGRSTEPLAPKTLRPKWAKVNGKNCPKARQGAGSGETTGPPSWQEQPDEPCPSATPRGPPIQPSHQAPGKALEDPLRPHLPLLMGGQASLKPEPGRPGEESPAPKQELHQPSFPAPQLSPLPLPGNPADYSGLCGGPELTALGSFYLYCGQDGLQCGGYSPCPMLPEGKLSAVSAPSEGLLMSPSSVPSGIPFQHPPWSSSRYCSSEDTAVNGYSICGVLPLSLTHIGTTCGGCPYKMPFTAEGCRSLGQLEFPLPEAGHPASPAHPLLGCPVPSVPPAAEPIPHLQTPTSEPQTVARACPQSAKPPSGSKSGLRTGSSCRYTVRSKAARRPSHPKQPRAQRPRPRRRRRRRTNGWVPVGAACEKAVYVLDEPEPAIRKSYQAVERHGETIRVRDTVLLKSGPRKTSTPYVAKISALWENPESGELMMSLLWYYRPEHLQGGRSPSMHENEVFASRHQDQNSVACIEEKCYVLTFAEYCRFCAMAKRRGEGLPSRKTALVPPSSDYSTPPHRTVPEDTDPELVFLCRHVYDFRHGRILKNPQ, from the exons GTTGGAGGGATTCCATGACACACACTCGGAGGAAGTCCCTTCCTATGCTTAGTTCCGGCCCCACTGGCCGAGGGGAGCCCCTGCAGATGGAAGACAGCAATATGGAGCAGGGGGGTGAAGATGTGGAGCCAGGCATGCCTGAGAGCCCTGGGCACCTCACAGGGCGCCGCAAGAACTACCCATTGCGTAAACGTTCACTGGTTCCAGAAAAGCCCAAAGCCTGCAAAGTGCTGCTGACTCGCCTGGAAAATGTGGCTGGTCCACGAAGCGCAGATGAGGCTGATGAGCTGCCCCCTGACCTGCCCAAGCCCCCTAGTCCGGCCCCATCCAGTGAGGACACTGGTCTTGTGCAGCCCCGCAAGCGGCGCCTCGCCTCTCTTAATGCAGAGGCCCTCAATAATCTGCTACTGGAGCGAGAGGACACGAGCAGCCTGGCAGGTACCCGCCGAAGCCGAGGGGGGGACTCTCACCGGAGCCGGGACCGGGCCACGGGGGCCTGGTCTTTCTCTAAGAAGCGACCTCGGCTGGGAGATCTTGGAGAAGGGAGTCGGGACCTGTCCCCAGAGCCAGCCCCAGATGAAGCTGCCCGTCGAGATGGAGACCCAGCTCCCAAGAGACTGGCTAGCTTAAACGCAGCTGCCTTCTTGAAACTCAGCCAGGAGCGGGAGCTGCCTCTTCGACCTTCTCGAGcccaggcagaagcagatgggcGCTCCACTGAGCCCCTGGCACCCAAGACCCTTCGGCCAAAGTGGGCCAAGGTCAACGGCAAGAACTGTCCTAAGGCTCGGCAGGGGGCCGGCTCTGGGGAGACCACGGGGCCCCCCAGCTGGCAAGAACAGCCTGATGAGCCTTGTCCATCTGCTACTCCTCGTGGGCCACCCATCCAGCCCTCTCACCAGGCCCCAGGCAAGGCTCTGGAGGACCCCTTGCgcccccacctgcctctgctgatgGGTGGGCAGGCGTCCCTGAAGCCAGAGCCTGGCCGTCCAGGTGAAGAGTCGCCTGCCCCCAAGCAGGAGCTGCATCAGCCCTCTTTCCCAGCACCTCAGCTGTCTCCGCTGCCGCTGCCCGGCAATCCGGCCGACTACAGTGGACTGTGTGGAGGACCCGAGCTCACTGCACTCGGCAGCTTCTACCTGTACTGTGGCCAGGACGGGCTGCAGTGTGGGGGCTACTCCCCCTGCCCCATGCTCCCGGAAGGCAAGCTGTCTGCCGTGTCAGCCCCCAGCGAGGGGCTGCTCATGTCTCCGAGCTCAGTGCCCTCCGGCATCCCTTTCCAGCACCCGCCATGGAGCTCATCTCGCTACTGCTCCAGTGAGGACACTGCGGTGAACGGCTACAGCATTTGTGGAGTGCTACCCTTGTCTCTCACCCACATTGGCACTACCTGTGGCGGCTGCCCCTACAAAATGCCTTTTACAGCAG AAGGCTGCAGGTCCCTCGGCCAGCTGGAAtttcctctcccagaagctgGCCATCCAGCCTCACCTGCTCACCCCCTCCTGGGATGCCCCGTGCCCAGTGTGCCACCTGCAGCAGAGCCCATCCCCCATCTTCAGACACCCACCTCGGAGCCCCAGACGGTAGCCCGGGCATGCCCTCAGAGTGCCAAGCCTCCCAGCGGCTCCAAGTCTGGCCTGCGCACAGGCTCCAGCTGTCGGTACACTGTGAGGAGCAAGGCTGCCCGCAGACCCAGCCACCCCAAGCAGCCGCGTGCCCAGCGCCCACGTCCtcgccgccgccgtcgccgccgtACTAATGGCTGGGTGCCCGTGGGCGCTGCCTGTGAGAAGGCAGTGTATGTCCTG GATGAGCCGGAACCTGCCATCCGAAAGAGCTACCAGGCAGTTGAGCGACATGGAGAGACAATCCGAGTCCGAGACACTGTCCTCCTCAAGTCAGGCCCAAGAAAGACGTCTACACCTTATGTGGCCAAGATCTCCGCCCTCTGGGAGAACCCCGAGTCAG GAGAACTGATGATGAGCCTCCTGTGGTACTACAGGCCTGAGCACTTGCAGGGGGGCCGCAGCCCCAGCATGCACGAG AATGAAGTTTTTGCATCGAGACATCAGGACCAGAACAGTGTGGCCTGCATTGAAGAGAAGTGCTATGTGCTAACCTTCGCCGAGTACTGCAG GTTCTGTGCCATGGCCAAGCGCCGGGGCGAGGGCCTTCCCAGCCGGAAGACGGCACTGGTGCCCCCATCTTCAGActactccaccccaccccaccgcacAGTGCCCGAGGACACGGATCCCGAGCTGGTGTTCCTTTGCCGTCATGTCTATGACTTCCGCCATGGCCGCATCCTCAAGAACCCCCAGTAG
- the Bahd1 gene encoding bromo adjacent homology domain-containing 1 protein isoform X4, with protein MGKLGWRDSMTHTRRKSLPMLSSGPTGRGEPLQMEDSNMEQGGEDVEPGMPESPGHLTGRRKNYPLRKRSLVPEKPKACKVLLTRLENVAGPRSADEADELPPDLPKPPSPAPSSEDTGLVQPRKRRLASLNAEALNNLLLEREDTSSLAGTRRSRGGDSHRSRDRATGAWSFSKKRPRLGDLGEGSRDLSPEPAPDEAARRDGDPAPKRLASLNAAAFLKLSQERELPLRPSRAQAEADGRSTEPLAPKTLRPKWAKVNGKNCPKARQGAGSGETTGPPSWQEQPDEPCPSATPRGPPIQPSHQAPGKALEDPLRPHLPLLMGGQASLKPEPGRPGEESPAPKQELHQPSFPAPQLSPLPLPGNPADYSGLCGGPELTALGSFYLYCGQDGLQCGGYSPCPMLPEGKLSAVSAPSEGLLMSPSSVPSGIPFQHPPWSSSRYCSSEDTAVNGYSICGVLPLSLTHIGTTCGGCPYKMPFTAGCRSLGQLEFPLPEAGHPASPAHPLLGCPVPSVPPAAEPIPHLQTPTSEPQTVARACPQSAKPPSGSKSGLRTGSSCRYTVRSKAARRPSHPKQPRAQRPRPRRRRRRRTNGWVPVGAACEKAVYVLDEPEPAIRKSYQAVERHGETIRVRDTVLLKSGPRKTSTPYVAKISALWENPESGELMMSLLWYYRPEHLQGGRSPSMHENEVFASRHQDQNSVACIEEKCYVLTFAEYCRFCAMAKRRGEGLPSRKTALVPPSSDYSTPPHRTVPEDTDPELVFLCRHVYDFRHGRILKNPQ; from the exons GTTGGAGGGATTCCATGACACACACTCGGAGGAAGTCCCTTCCTATGCTTAGTTCCGGCCCCACTGGCCGAGGGGAGCCCCTGCAGATGGAAGACAGCAATATGGAGCAGGGGGGTGAAGATGTGGAGCCAGGCATGCCTGAGAGCCCTGGGCACCTCACAGGGCGCCGCAAGAACTACCCATTGCGTAAACGTTCACTGGTTCCAGAAAAGCCCAAAGCCTGCAAAGTGCTGCTGACTCGCCTGGAAAATGTGGCTGGTCCACGAAGCGCAGATGAGGCTGATGAGCTGCCCCCTGACCTGCCCAAGCCCCCTAGTCCGGCCCCATCCAGTGAGGACACTGGTCTTGTGCAGCCCCGCAAGCGGCGCCTCGCCTCTCTTAATGCAGAGGCCCTCAATAATCTGCTACTGGAGCGAGAGGACACGAGCAGCCTGGCAGGTACCCGCCGAAGCCGAGGGGGGGACTCTCACCGGAGCCGGGACCGGGCCACGGGGGCCTGGTCTTTCTCTAAGAAGCGACCTCGGCTGGGAGATCTTGGAGAAGGGAGTCGGGACCTGTCCCCAGAGCCAGCCCCAGATGAAGCTGCCCGTCGAGATGGAGACCCAGCTCCCAAGAGACTGGCTAGCTTAAACGCAGCTGCCTTCTTGAAACTCAGCCAGGAGCGGGAGCTGCCTCTTCGACCTTCTCGAGcccaggcagaagcagatgggcGCTCCACTGAGCCCCTGGCACCCAAGACCCTTCGGCCAAAGTGGGCCAAGGTCAACGGCAAGAACTGTCCTAAGGCTCGGCAGGGGGCCGGCTCTGGGGAGACCACGGGGCCCCCCAGCTGGCAAGAACAGCCTGATGAGCCTTGTCCATCTGCTACTCCTCGTGGGCCACCCATCCAGCCCTCTCACCAGGCCCCAGGCAAGGCTCTGGAGGACCCCTTGCgcccccacctgcctctgctgatgGGTGGGCAGGCGTCCCTGAAGCCAGAGCCTGGCCGTCCAGGTGAAGAGTCGCCTGCCCCCAAGCAGGAGCTGCATCAGCCCTCTTTCCCAGCACCTCAGCTGTCTCCGCTGCCGCTGCCCGGCAATCCGGCCGACTACAGTGGACTGTGTGGAGGACCCGAGCTCACTGCACTCGGCAGCTTCTACCTGTACTGTGGCCAGGACGGGCTGCAGTGTGGGGGCTACTCCCCCTGCCCCATGCTCCCGGAAGGCAAGCTGTCTGCCGTGTCAGCCCCCAGCGAGGGGCTGCTCATGTCTCCGAGCTCAGTGCCCTCCGGCATCCCTTTCCAGCACCCGCCATGGAGCTCATCTCGCTACTGCTCCAGTGAGGACACTGCGGTGAACGGCTACAGCATTTGTGGAGTGCTACCCTTGTCTCTCACCCACATTGGCACTACCTGTGGCGGCTGCCCCTACAAAATGCCTTTTACAGCAG GCTGCAGGTCCCTCGGCCAGCTGGAAtttcctctcccagaagctgGCCATCCAGCCTCACCTGCTCACCCCCTCCTGGGATGCCCCGTGCCCAGTGTGCCACCTGCAGCAGAGCCCATCCCCCATCTTCAGACACCCACCTCGGAGCCCCAGACGGTAGCCCGGGCATGCCCTCAGAGTGCCAAGCCTCCCAGCGGCTCCAAGTCTGGCCTGCGCACAGGCTCCAGCTGTCGGTACACTGTGAGGAGCAAGGCTGCCCGCAGACCCAGCCACCCCAAGCAGCCGCGTGCCCAGCGCCCACGTCCtcgccgccgccgtcgccgccgtACTAATGGCTGGGTGCCCGTGGGCGCTGCCTGTGAGAAGGCAGTGTATGTCCTG GATGAGCCGGAACCTGCCATCCGAAAGAGCTACCAGGCAGTTGAGCGACATGGAGAGACAATCCGAGTCCGAGACACTGTCCTCCTCAAGTCAGGCCCAAGAAAGACGTCTACACCTTATGTGGCCAAGATCTCCGCCCTCTGGGAGAACCCCGAGTCAG GAGAACTGATGATGAGCCTCCTGTGGTACTACAGGCCTGAGCACTTGCAGGGGGGCCGCAGCCCCAGCATGCACGAG AATGAAGTTTTTGCATCGAGACATCAGGACCAGAACAGTGTGGCCTGCATTGAAGAGAAGTGCTATGTGCTAACCTTCGCCGAGTACTGCAG GTTCTGTGCCATGGCCAAGCGCCGGGGCGAGGGCCTTCCCAGCCGGAAGACGGCACTGGTGCCCCCATCTTCAGActactccaccccaccccaccgcacAGTGCCCGAGGACACGGATCCCGAGCTGGTGTTCCTTTGCCGTCATGTCTATGACTTCCGCCATGGCCGCATCCTCAAGAACCCCCAGTAG
- the Bahd1 gene encoding bromo adjacent homology domain-containing 1 protein isoform X1 produces the protein MGKLGWRDSMTHTRRKSLPMLSSGPTGRGEPLQMEDSNMEQGGEDVEPGMPESPGHLTGRRKNYPLRKRSLVPEKPKACKVLLTRLENVAGPRSADEADELPPDLPKPPSPAPSSEDTGLVQPRKRRLASLNAEALNNLLLEREDTSSLAGTRRSRGGDSHRSRDRATGAWSFSKKRPRLGDLGEGSRDLSPEPAPDEAARRDGDPAPKRLASLNAAAFLKLSQERELPLRPSRAQAEADGRSTEPLAPKTLRPKWAKVNGKNCPKARQGAGSGETTGPPSWQEQPDEPCPSATPRGPPIQPSHQAPGKALEDPLRPHLPLLMGGQASLKPEPGRPGEESPAPKQELHQPSFPAPQLSPLPLPGNPADYSGLCGGPELTALGSFYLYCGQDGLQCGGYSPCPMLPEGKLSAVSAPSEGLLMSPSSVPSGIPFQHPPWSSSRYCSSEDTAVNGYSICGVLPLSLTHIGTTCGGCPYKMPFTAEGCRSLGQLEFPLPEAGHPASPAHPLLGCPVPSVPPAAEPIPHLQTPTSEPQTVARACPQSAKPPSGSKSGLRTGSSCRYTVRSKAARRPSHPKQPRAQRPRPRRRRRRRTNGWVPVGAACEKAVYVLDEPEPAIRKSYQAVERHGETIRVRDTVLLKSGPRKTSTPYVAKISALWENPESGELMMSLLWYYRPEHLQGGRSPSMHEPLQNEVFASRHQDQNSVACIEEKCYVLTFAEYCRFCAMAKRRGEGLPSRKTALVPPSSDYSTPPHRTVPEDTDPELVFLCRHVYDFRHGRILKNPQ, from the exons GTTGGAGGGATTCCATGACACACACTCGGAGGAAGTCCCTTCCTATGCTTAGTTCCGGCCCCACTGGCCGAGGGGAGCCCCTGCAGATGGAAGACAGCAATATGGAGCAGGGGGGTGAAGATGTGGAGCCAGGCATGCCTGAGAGCCCTGGGCACCTCACAGGGCGCCGCAAGAACTACCCATTGCGTAAACGTTCACTGGTTCCAGAAAAGCCCAAAGCCTGCAAAGTGCTGCTGACTCGCCTGGAAAATGTGGCTGGTCCACGAAGCGCAGATGAGGCTGATGAGCTGCCCCCTGACCTGCCCAAGCCCCCTAGTCCGGCCCCATCCAGTGAGGACACTGGTCTTGTGCAGCCCCGCAAGCGGCGCCTCGCCTCTCTTAATGCAGAGGCCCTCAATAATCTGCTACTGGAGCGAGAGGACACGAGCAGCCTGGCAGGTACCCGCCGAAGCCGAGGGGGGGACTCTCACCGGAGCCGGGACCGGGCCACGGGGGCCTGGTCTTTCTCTAAGAAGCGACCTCGGCTGGGAGATCTTGGAGAAGGGAGTCGGGACCTGTCCCCAGAGCCAGCCCCAGATGAAGCTGCCCGTCGAGATGGAGACCCAGCTCCCAAGAGACTGGCTAGCTTAAACGCAGCTGCCTTCTTGAAACTCAGCCAGGAGCGGGAGCTGCCTCTTCGACCTTCTCGAGcccaggcagaagcagatgggcGCTCCACTGAGCCCCTGGCACCCAAGACCCTTCGGCCAAAGTGGGCCAAGGTCAACGGCAAGAACTGTCCTAAGGCTCGGCAGGGGGCCGGCTCTGGGGAGACCACGGGGCCCCCCAGCTGGCAAGAACAGCCTGATGAGCCTTGTCCATCTGCTACTCCTCGTGGGCCACCCATCCAGCCCTCTCACCAGGCCCCAGGCAAGGCTCTGGAGGACCCCTTGCgcccccacctgcctctgctgatgGGTGGGCAGGCGTCCCTGAAGCCAGAGCCTGGCCGTCCAGGTGAAGAGTCGCCTGCCCCCAAGCAGGAGCTGCATCAGCCCTCTTTCCCAGCACCTCAGCTGTCTCCGCTGCCGCTGCCCGGCAATCCGGCCGACTACAGTGGACTGTGTGGAGGACCCGAGCTCACTGCACTCGGCAGCTTCTACCTGTACTGTGGCCAGGACGGGCTGCAGTGTGGGGGCTACTCCCCCTGCCCCATGCTCCCGGAAGGCAAGCTGTCTGCCGTGTCAGCCCCCAGCGAGGGGCTGCTCATGTCTCCGAGCTCAGTGCCCTCCGGCATCCCTTTCCAGCACCCGCCATGGAGCTCATCTCGCTACTGCTCCAGTGAGGACACTGCGGTGAACGGCTACAGCATTTGTGGAGTGCTACCCTTGTCTCTCACCCACATTGGCACTACCTGTGGCGGCTGCCCCTACAAAATGCCTTTTACAGCAG AAGGCTGCAGGTCCCTCGGCCAGCTGGAAtttcctctcccagaagctgGCCATCCAGCCTCACCTGCTCACCCCCTCCTGGGATGCCCCGTGCCCAGTGTGCCACCTGCAGCAGAGCCCATCCCCCATCTTCAGACACCCACCTCGGAGCCCCAGACGGTAGCCCGGGCATGCCCTCAGAGTGCCAAGCCTCCCAGCGGCTCCAAGTCTGGCCTGCGCACAGGCTCCAGCTGTCGGTACACTGTGAGGAGCAAGGCTGCCCGCAGACCCAGCCACCCCAAGCAGCCGCGTGCCCAGCGCCCACGTCCtcgccgccgccgtcgccgccgtACTAATGGCTGGGTGCCCGTGGGCGCTGCCTGTGAGAAGGCAGTGTATGTCCTG GATGAGCCGGAACCTGCCATCCGAAAGAGCTACCAGGCAGTTGAGCGACATGGAGAGACAATCCGAGTCCGAGACACTGTCCTCCTCAAGTCAGGCCCAAGAAAGACGTCTACACCTTATGTGGCCAAGATCTCCGCCCTCTGGGAGAACCCCGAGTCAG GAGAACTGATGATGAGCCTCCTGTGGTACTACAGGCCTGAGCACTTGCAGGGGGGCCGCAGCCCCAGCATGCACGAG CCTTTGCAGAATGAAGTTTTTGCATCGAGACATCAGGACCAGAACAGTGTGGCCTGCATTGAAGAGAAGTGCTATGTGCTAACCTTCGCCGAGTACTGCAG GTTCTGTGCCATGGCCAAGCGCCGGGGCGAGGGCCTTCCCAGCCGGAAGACGGCACTGGTGCCCCCATCTTCAGActactccaccccaccccaccgcacAGTGCCCGAGGACACGGATCCCGAGCTGGTGTTCCTTTGCCGTCATGTCTATGACTTCCGCCATGGCCGCATCCTCAAGAACCCCCAGTAG
- the Bahd1 gene encoding bromo adjacent homology domain-containing 1 protein isoform X2, with the protein MGKLGWRDSMTHTRRKSLPMLSSGPTGRGEPLQMEDSNMEQGGEDVEPGMPESPGHLTGRRKNYPLRKRSLVPEKPKACKVLLTRLENVAGPRSADEADELPPDLPKPPSPAPSSEDTGLVQPRKRRLASLNAEALNNLLLEREDTSSLAGTRRSRGGDSHRSRDRATGAWSFSKKRPRLGDLGEGSRDLSPEPAPDEAARRDGDPAPKRLASLNAAAFLKLSQERELPLRPSRAQAEADGRSTEPLAPKTLRPKWAKVNGKNCPKARQGAGSGETTGPPSWQEQPDEPCPSATPRGPPIQPSHQAPGKALEDPLRPHLPLLMGGQASLKPEPGRPGEESPAPKQELHQPSFPAPQLSPLPLPGNPADYSGLCGGPELTALGSFYLYCGQDGLQCGGYSPCPMLPEGKLSAVSAPSEGLLMSPSSVPSGIPFQHPPWSSSRYCSSEDTAVNGYSICGVLPLSLTHIGTTCGGCPYKMPFTAGCRSLGQLEFPLPEAGHPASPAHPLLGCPVPSVPPAAEPIPHLQTPTSEPQTVARACPQSAKPPSGSKSGLRTGSSCRYTVRSKAARRPSHPKQPRAQRPRPRRRRRRRTNGWVPVGAACEKAVYVLDEPEPAIRKSYQAVERHGETIRVRDTVLLKSGPRKTSTPYVAKISALWENPESGELMMSLLWYYRPEHLQGGRSPSMHEPLQNEVFASRHQDQNSVACIEEKCYVLTFAEYCRFCAMAKRRGEGLPSRKTALVPPSSDYSTPPHRTVPEDTDPELVFLCRHVYDFRHGRILKNPQ; encoded by the exons GTTGGAGGGATTCCATGACACACACTCGGAGGAAGTCCCTTCCTATGCTTAGTTCCGGCCCCACTGGCCGAGGGGAGCCCCTGCAGATGGAAGACAGCAATATGGAGCAGGGGGGTGAAGATGTGGAGCCAGGCATGCCTGAGAGCCCTGGGCACCTCACAGGGCGCCGCAAGAACTACCCATTGCGTAAACGTTCACTGGTTCCAGAAAAGCCCAAAGCCTGCAAAGTGCTGCTGACTCGCCTGGAAAATGTGGCTGGTCCACGAAGCGCAGATGAGGCTGATGAGCTGCCCCCTGACCTGCCCAAGCCCCCTAGTCCGGCCCCATCCAGTGAGGACACTGGTCTTGTGCAGCCCCGCAAGCGGCGCCTCGCCTCTCTTAATGCAGAGGCCCTCAATAATCTGCTACTGGAGCGAGAGGACACGAGCAGCCTGGCAGGTACCCGCCGAAGCCGAGGGGGGGACTCTCACCGGAGCCGGGACCGGGCCACGGGGGCCTGGTCTTTCTCTAAGAAGCGACCTCGGCTGGGAGATCTTGGAGAAGGGAGTCGGGACCTGTCCCCAGAGCCAGCCCCAGATGAAGCTGCCCGTCGAGATGGAGACCCAGCTCCCAAGAGACTGGCTAGCTTAAACGCAGCTGCCTTCTTGAAACTCAGCCAGGAGCGGGAGCTGCCTCTTCGACCTTCTCGAGcccaggcagaagcagatgggcGCTCCACTGAGCCCCTGGCACCCAAGACCCTTCGGCCAAAGTGGGCCAAGGTCAACGGCAAGAACTGTCCTAAGGCTCGGCAGGGGGCCGGCTCTGGGGAGACCACGGGGCCCCCCAGCTGGCAAGAACAGCCTGATGAGCCTTGTCCATCTGCTACTCCTCGTGGGCCACCCATCCAGCCCTCTCACCAGGCCCCAGGCAAGGCTCTGGAGGACCCCTTGCgcccccacctgcctctgctgatgGGTGGGCAGGCGTCCCTGAAGCCAGAGCCTGGCCGTCCAGGTGAAGAGTCGCCTGCCCCCAAGCAGGAGCTGCATCAGCCCTCTTTCCCAGCACCTCAGCTGTCTCCGCTGCCGCTGCCCGGCAATCCGGCCGACTACAGTGGACTGTGTGGAGGACCCGAGCTCACTGCACTCGGCAGCTTCTACCTGTACTGTGGCCAGGACGGGCTGCAGTGTGGGGGCTACTCCCCCTGCCCCATGCTCCCGGAAGGCAAGCTGTCTGCCGTGTCAGCCCCCAGCGAGGGGCTGCTCATGTCTCCGAGCTCAGTGCCCTCCGGCATCCCTTTCCAGCACCCGCCATGGAGCTCATCTCGCTACTGCTCCAGTGAGGACACTGCGGTGAACGGCTACAGCATTTGTGGAGTGCTACCCTTGTCTCTCACCCACATTGGCACTACCTGTGGCGGCTGCCCCTACAAAATGCCTTTTACAGCAG GCTGCAGGTCCCTCGGCCAGCTGGAAtttcctctcccagaagctgGCCATCCAGCCTCACCTGCTCACCCCCTCCTGGGATGCCCCGTGCCCAGTGTGCCACCTGCAGCAGAGCCCATCCCCCATCTTCAGACACCCACCTCGGAGCCCCAGACGGTAGCCCGGGCATGCCCTCAGAGTGCCAAGCCTCCCAGCGGCTCCAAGTCTGGCCTGCGCACAGGCTCCAGCTGTCGGTACACTGTGAGGAGCAAGGCTGCCCGCAGACCCAGCCACCCCAAGCAGCCGCGTGCCCAGCGCCCACGTCCtcgccgccgccgtcgccgccgtACTAATGGCTGGGTGCCCGTGGGCGCTGCCTGTGAGAAGGCAGTGTATGTCCTG GATGAGCCGGAACCTGCCATCCGAAAGAGCTACCAGGCAGTTGAGCGACATGGAGAGACAATCCGAGTCCGAGACACTGTCCTCCTCAAGTCAGGCCCAAGAAAGACGTCTACACCTTATGTGGCCAAGATCTCCGCCCTCTGGGAGAACCCCGAGTCAG GAGAACTGATGATGAGCCTCCTGTGGTACTACAGGCCTGAGCACTTGCAGGGGGGCCGCAGCCCCAGCATGCACGAG CCTTTGCAGAATGAAGTTTTTGCATCGAGACATCAGGACCAGAACAGTGTGGCCTGCATTGAAGAGAAGTGCTATGTGCTAACCTTCGCCGAGTACTGCAG GTTCTGTGCCATGGCCAAGCGCCGGGGCGAGGGCCTTCCCAGCCGGAAGACGGCACTGGTGCCCCCATCTTCAGActactccaccccaccccaccgcacAGTGCCCGAGGACACGGATCCCGAGCTGGTGTTCCTTTGCCGTCATGTCTATGACTTCCGCCATGGCCGCATCCTCAAGAACCCCCAGTAG